GTGGAACGCCGAATCACTGGATGATGCTCCACATGCGGAATCTCCCGTTTCACCACACCTCACGCCAGAGGCTGCTTTGCTGGATGCGGAAGCCGCGCGCGAACGCGAGCGCGCCATGAATCTTCTCACTCCCATGGAAAGAACAGCCTTCGTTCTGCGCCACATCGAAGAACAGCCGGTGAGCGTGATTGCAAACGCTCTCGGAACCAGTCCCAATTCAGCCCGGCAAACGTTGTTCCGCGCGGTTGCCAAACTGCGCAAAGAGCTCGGACCACCGCGAAGCAACTCCGGTTCTGCGTTCTCAACGCCCCCGCTTCTCAAGGAGCTGCCGTGAAGCCCTTCAACGAAAACGATCTGATCGCATATCACCTTCATGAACTTTCGCCCGGCAGGGCGCGTGCGCTGGAGCAGACCCTGCGAGTCGATCCCTCCCTGGCCTCCGAGTCAGAGGCATATGCAGCGATGTTGCGCTCCTTCAAGGGCGGCGTCCCGCTGGAGATCAGTGAAGAGATTGTCGAGCGCAATTGGAGGAGTGTGTGGTCTAAGCTCCCGCGGCAACCTCTGAGGCCTGTGAGATTTTCCCGATGGCTTCTTCCCACACTGGCCGGGCTTGGACTCGCCTTTGCCGCAACGTCCCTCTTCATCACCACGCAACATCATGCAGACAGGACTTCCACGCTTCACCGGCCCAACGACATGG
This is a stretch of genomic DNA from Granulicella sp. WH15. It encodes these proteins:
- a CDS encoding sigma-70 family RNA polymerase sigma factor; its protein translation is MEALEREAIRRVLVGDREEYRILMERHLPAVLRMTLRVTGNLEDAEEAAQEAFVQAYKKLSTFREQAAFGTWVYRIAMNCAFNLIKRRTRHPEWNAESLDDAPHAESPVSPHLTPEAALLDAEAARERERAMNLLTPMERTAFVLRHIEEQPVSVIANALGTSPNSARQTLFRAVAKLRKELGPPRSNSGSAFSTPPLLKELP